The genome window TCAACTGAAGAGACAATTAACATCCTCAAGGGCTTAAAAAGTCGCTTTGAAAAGCATCACCAAGTGACCTATAGCGAGCAGTCGATAATTAGCGCGGTAGAGCTTTCACAGAAATTTATCACTAATCGTTTTTTACCAGATAAAGCAATTGATGTGCTGGATGAAGCCGGAGCCTTAGTTAGTCTTTCCAATCAGTCAAAAGATCAAGGTAAGAGTGCTCTCAAGTCAACATGGCCAATTGTCAAAGTATCCCATATTGAAAAGATAGTTGCTTCGATCGGGAAAATCCCTCCGCGCACAGTAAGTTCTTCCGAGACCGAGCGTTTAAAAAATCTAGAAGGCGATTTAAAGCGTGTTGTTTTCGGCCAAGATGCTGCAATCGAATCCCTTGCCCAGTCCATTAAGCGTAGCCGTGCTGGCTTAACCGCCGATCAAAAGCCAATTGGATCGTTTCTTTTTGCTGGACCGACCGGAGTTGGAAAAACAGAAGTCGCTAAGCAGCTGGCTCTGACTTTAGGTATGGAACTGATTCGCTTTGACATGAGCGAATACATGGAAAAACACTCTGTAGCACGTTTAATTGGCGCTCCTCCTGGGTATGTTGGCTTCGATCAAGGTGGGCTTTTAACTGAAGCAATTATTCGAAAGCCCTCAGCTGTACTTTTACTCGATGAAATTGAAAAAGCTCATCCAGATATTTTCCATGTGCTGCTACAAGTCATGGATAATGCCACGCTGACTGATACCAGTGGTAGAAAGGCAGATTTTAGAAACGTTATTTTAATTCTGACTTCGAATGTTGGTTCAGATGCGCATAGCACGAATGCTATCGGCTTTAATGAGCAGCAGCCAAAATCCAGCGACCAATCGATTAACAAGATGTTTCTTCCAGAATTTAGGAACCGCTTGGATAAAATTGTAAATTTCTCGCCACTTCAATCTGACATTATTGAGCGTGTAGTTGATAAATTTATCACTGAAATTGATTCGACTTTGGCCAAACGTAAGGTAAGCATCATGCTCACCGCTGAGGCGCGTACTTTAATTGCCAAGCAAGGCTATGATGTGCGTTTTGGCGGGCGCTCGGTGCATCGTTACATTCAAAGCAATATCAAAGATAAGCTTGCCGACGAATTACTGTTCGGCTCTCTCGCTCAAGGCGGCCTAGTTAAGGTTGATGTCAAAGATCACCAACTCGAACTTCATTTCGAACCCCGTAAGAGCAAATTAGTAAGGAAAGGTCTTGGGAAAGAAGGGCGTAGCAGCACTGAAACCGTTGGGTAAAACCTAAAGTCTTTCGTGCCGCTACGCTAGGCGTTGCGATTAGCGTCTGGCTTAGTAGCCTTTCCCTGTTAGCAATTCATCGATCTGCTGAATAGTCACACCGAATTGCGACGATTTCCATTCACTGCCTAATCTGGCTAAAAGAAGTATCCCAGCAGCCTCGATTACCTTGCGGCAAAAGGCAAGCTGCTTGTCAATTTCAACACAGAAGCCTCTTTCGTAAGAAGGTAGACTAGTCACAACTCTACACCAAGTGAGGAGCTGGGAAAGCTGATCTTCATAAGTTCCCGTAGTCGAATTAGCGGCGGTTTCGATCTCATCGAGAAGCGCTTGATTAGTAATCAACAGGTCACGATAGCAGCTTTCACTTTGAGTGATGCGCCGCCTCAGGTCTTCGATGGTGCATTGGATCGTCTGCTCGAGGTCATCCTTCGGCAATTTATCCTTCTCCTCACAAGCGCTGCTCAGTGCTTGACTGGCCTGCTCTAAAAATCCTGCTGAGCAGAGCAAATTGCATCGAACAATGAAAATACAGCACAGCGCAATAGCTTGAGTCGTTCCTTGCCACCTTGCTTCGGCTAAAGCTGCAACGCGCTGCAAGAACTCGAGGCTCTCTTTGAGTTCAGCTTCTGTTGCAAGAGTGCTCCTGCTGTTCTTAGGAGCATCATACTCTGACCCTAATCGCGACAGCCCTACCCTAGGGACGCCAATAGGACTGGCAAGTAGGTTTCTCTCTGAATCTAATCCCACTGCAGCTCGCATTAGTTCGATCGCGAACCCCCACGTCCTTGACTCTTCCATTATTGCGATTCGCAAACCAAAAGCAAACAAAAGATCTGGAATAGTATCGTCGTTGCTCGCCTGCAATTTCACGGTCCCAGCCGAAAGCTGATGGATTAACGCGAGAGCACGATCATGCTCCATCGTTAGAATTTTTTCGACAGTTAACGTCTGAACTGAATTATAGGACATAAAGTCCCCCTTTCGACCGAGTTTTACTGGTCGCCTGAAGTGTAGTTTCTAAGCTTGGATTTGACACCTCAAGTAACCAGTAAGATATCTTAAGATCAAAAGACCAAAGTCGACCGGTAATAAAACCTTAATCACTGCTACGCCCCGAGTTGTAATTGCATTTAGCGTTGACAACTCAAGGCGTAAAATTTTCTTTACTCAGGATAGGAATTTGAAGCCCTTGCGTATACCATAATTAACATAAAAAGTAAGCTCCCTCGCGCGGGTCCATGCATACACCCCTCACCGTCATTCGCTAATTTCAATAAACTCAAAAATTCAAGAATTCATCATAAATTCGAATAGTTATTCTAGAAATAATTCCTCCGACCCTAGCGCTTAACTCTTTTCCAGAAGCTAAGATCTAAAAAGTAGTTGTTGCTCTTTGAAATCTTCAATGGGGTAAGCAAACGCACTGCAAACGCTTCCAATTTCTGGAGGCGTTGCGGTCAAATAAGGTTTTGTCCAAATGCTTCCGTAAAAAACTCTACGGAGGAAAAAATGAAAAATGAAGAACAACTACTCGACATGGTTCCGTCTGTCCTCAGAAGTTTCCTCAAACTCCAGGATTCCGAGGCGACAGGTACGATCGACCGCACAGAATGGATTGAGATGGAGCTTGGCTTTAGAACGGCGCTCTATCAGTTCACGGGTCTACTGGGTGAAGAGCCTTACGTGGGACTTACCGTTGAACACACGCCGATCGGTTATGAGATCGTGCTACATCTCATCCAATCCGGAGGTTCGCGTCGGTCCCCGCGCCTACTGGCACAGAAAACACTGACACTGGATGCGTTCATGCAGGAATTTGGCGACCACGGCGCTGTGCTGATTGAAATCGCGCGCACTAACCAATA of bacterium contains these proteins:
- a CDS encoding AAA family ATPase codes for the protein QGVGKTAIAEGLAEKIVEGSVPSQLKDMQIFSLDMGLLIAGTRYRGDFEERLKGVVKALEQIKDSALYIDEIHTIVGAGSTSGGSLDAANILKPLLTQGTVRIMGSTTFEEYKNHFEKDRALARRFLSVEINEPSTEETINILKGLKSRFEKHHQVTYSEQSIISAVELSQKFITNRFLPDKAIDVLDEAGALVSLSNQSKDQGKSALKSTWPIVKVSHIEKIVASIGKIPPRTVSSSETERLKNLEGDLKRVVFGQDAAIESLAQSIKRSRAGLTADQKPIGSFLFAGPTGVGKTEVAKQLALTLGMELIRFDMSEYMEKHSVARLIGAPPGYVGFDQGGLLTEAIIRKPSAVLLLDEIEKAHPDIFHVLLQVMDNATLTDTSGRKADFRNVILILTSNVGSDAHSTNAIGFNEQQPKSSDQSINKMFLPEFRNRLDKIVNFSPLQSDIIERVVDKFITEIDSTLAKRKVSIMLTAEARTLIAKQGYDVRFGGRSVHRYIQSNIKDKLADELLFGSLAQGGLVKVDVKDHQLELHFEPRKSKLVRKGLGKEGRSSTETVG